The following are from one region of the Amedibacterium intestinale genome:
- a CDS encoding M15 family metallopeptidase produces the protein MKLKRTLFLVSLLVLFVICFFKMNEHYDELARYPYELNEEERSLVLKHMDTEEIDFLVSQKIEPSQFLPYIDIEGFQVENTLWYDKAYHARKEDKSYIVSFINKYRSNLQYTTLDSLLKTYSYNVLTRYFDEGDGYQSESILVPDPSMKLEVLKNKETFYTYEPDNLVNVSGVPVKNKNIKIKKEVLQPLQKMAKDAKEINNKTFGDMEVTAGYISYENQVSLYEEAVKKYKDEALSYTDYPGRNEAQLGYTIELLPKENSKNKNKEETKKEEQEQAIWLKDNAYKYGFVIRYPKQKEDVTHKAYQPYILRYVGEECAKYMHDKGIVMEELSEKDIEEFS, from the coding sequence ATGAAGCTAAAACGTACATTATTTCTAGTGTCGTTGCTTGTTTTATTTGTTATTTGTTTTTTTAAAATGAATGAGCATTATGACGAACTGGCAAGATATCCATACGAGCTGAATGAAGAAGAACGTTCTTTAGTTTTAAAACATATGGATACAGAAGAAATCGATTTTTTGGTTTCACAGAAAATTGAACCTTCCCAGTTTTTACCATATATTGATATTGAAGGATTTCAGGTAGAAAATACGTTATGGTATGATAAGGCTTATCATGCTAGAAAGGAAGATAAAAGCTATATTGTTTCTTTCATAAATAAATATCGCTCGAATTTGCAATATACAACTTTAGATTCTTTATTAAAAACATATTCGTATAATGTGCTGACACGATATTTTGATGAGGGAGATGGTTATCAAAGTGAAAGCATTCTTGTACCAGATCCTTCTATGAAATTAGAAGTATTAAAAAATAAAGAAACATTTTATACATATGAACCTGATAATCTTGTGAATGTGAGCGGTGTTCCTGTTAAAAACAAGAATATTAAAATAAAAAAAGAGGTTTTACAGCCATTGCAGAAGATGGCAAAGGATGCGAAAGAAATTAATAATAAGACCTTTGGGGATATGGAGGTCACAGCAGGGTATATTTCCTATGAAAACCAGGTCTCCTTATATGAGGAAGCTGTAAAAAAATATAAAGATGAGGCACTTTCTTATACTGATTATCCAGGGAGAAATGAAGCACAGCTTGGGTATACGATAGAACTTCTTCCAAAAGAAAATAGTAAAAATAAAAATAAGGAAGAAACAAAAAAGGAAGAACAGGAGCAGGCTATCTGGTTAAAAGATAACGCTTATAAATATGGATTTGTTATTCGCTATCCTAAACAGAAAGAAGATGTAACACATAAAGCCTATCAGCCTTATATTCTTCGCTATGTTGGAGAAGAGTGTGCAAAATATATGCATGATAAAGGAATCGTTATGGAAGAACTCAGTGAGAAAGATATAGAAGAATTCTCTTAA
- a CDS encoding helix-turn-helix domain-containing protein: MKDKGELLTQKILTPREKQVFSLLIENYSTKEIAEKMHISDKTVRNHISNVMLKLGVKGRAQAVVELLRNEELHLQ, from the coding sequence GTGAAAGACAAGGGGGAATTGCTTACGCAGAAAATCTTGACACCAAGAGAGAAGCAGGTATTTTCTCTTCTCATTGAAAATTACAGTACAAAAGAAATTGCAGAAAAGATGCACATTTCTGATAAAACCGTTCGCAATCATATTTCCAATGTAATGTTGAAGCTAGGCGTTAAAGGAAGAGCACAGGCGGTTGTAGAACTGTTACGAAATGAAGAGCTGCATCTGCAGTAG